One segment of Thermosynechococcus sp. HN-54 DNA contains the following:
- a CDS encoding TrkA family potassium uptake protein, which produces MTTPSHLADLKDHVIICGYGPIGRTLAMNLAAAQIPFVVIDNQRQRLRLAQQSGHLFYRGDDLMDENELLAVGVDRARTVVAVLPDDASNVFITLIARRLNPNLQILAYGELPATESKLRFAGADHVVLPSSISAQRMVQLITRPTVLDFLEEKEERSHLIELLSQLDLQIEEFTLPLESSLVGLAIADVEAKGRGRFIIVAVRHQNGALVTHPPLTLPLAPGDTLIALGRAAEIKTFFRQYAHRQPIRYRGLGR; this is translated from the coding sequence ATGACAACCCCCTCTCATCTCGCTGACCTCAAGGATCACGTCATTATTTGCGGCTACGGCCCCATAGGTCGCACGTTGGCAATGAACCTAGCTGCTGCTCAAATTCCTTTTGTGGTGATTGACAACCAGCGGCAGCGACTCCGGCTCGCCCAGCAGTCCGGCCATCTTTTCTATCGCGGTGACGATCTCATGGATGAAAATGAACTCTTGGCGGTGGGGGTGGATCGCGCGCGCACGGTGGTGGCTGTCTTGCCCGATGATGCCAGCAATGTCTTTATCACGCTGATTGCCCGTCGTCTGAATCCCAACCTACAGATCTTGGCCTATGGCGAGTTGCCGGCCACAGAGTCTAAACTGCGTTTTGCTGGCGCCGATCATGTCGTCTTGCCCTCCAGTATCAGTGCCCAACGCATGGTGCAGCTCATTACTCGCCCCACCGTTTTGGATTTTCTTGAGGAAAAAGAGGAACGCAGTCACCTGATTGAGCTATTGAGTCAGTTAGATCTCCAGATTGAGGAGTTTACGCTGCCCTTGGAGTCCTCCCTTGTGGGGCTGGCGATCGCCGATGTGGAAGCAAAAGGCCGGGGTCGCTTTATTATTGTCGCTGTCCGCCATCAGAACGGTGCCTTGGTGACCCATCCCCCCTTAACCCTGCCCCTAGCGCCGGGGGACACCTTGATTGCCCTTGGCCGAGCAGCGGAAATTAAAACCTTCTTTCGCCAATATGCCCACCGCCAGCCCATTCGCTATCGCGGCCTAGGACGCTAG
- a CDS encoding carbohydrate ABC transporter permease, with amino-acid sequence MTLRRGLTYLLLVAIAIAMLLPLVWLTSTAFKSANEDIFAFPPRWLPAEPTLANFVTVWQTHPFGQYLFNSTLVAVLTVGCNLLTSALAAYPLARLSFRGREVIFTAILATIMIPFQIIMIPLFILAVQLGLRNTYLGMILPSLASAFGIFLLRQAFMAVPKELEEAARLDGCSELGLWWFVMLPAIRPALVTLGIFVFIGTWSDFLWPLLVIDQPELYTLPIGVVTLAGTFSLDWRLIAAGSVISIVPVFIVFIFLQRYIIPSQTGAGLKG; translated from the coding sequence ATGACCCTGCGGCGAGGCTTGACGTACCTGCTACTGGTGGCGATCGCGATCGCCATGCTGCTCCCTTTGGTGTGGCTCACCAGTACCGCTTTCAAGTCTGCCAATGAAGATATTTTTGCCTTTCCGCCCCGCTGGCTGCCCGCAGAACCAACCTTGGCGAATTTTGTCACTGTTTGGCAAACCCATCCCTTTGGCCAGTACCTGTTCAACAGTACGCTGGTCGCGGTTTTAACAGTGGGATGCAATCTGTTAACGTCTGCCTTGGCGGCCTATCCCTTAGCCCGTCTTTCCTTTCGCGGGCGTGAGGTGATCTTTACGGCCATTTTGGCCACGATTATGATTCCCTTTCAAATCATCATGATTCCGCTGTTTATTCTGGCGGTGCAGTTGGGTCTGCGGAATACCTATCTGGGAATGATTCTGCCGAGTTTGGCCTCTGCCTTTGGTATCTTTCTCCTGCGACAGGCCTTTATGGCGGTGCCCAAGGAACTGGAGGAAGCGGCTCGCCTCGACGGCTGCTCGGAATTGGGGCTGTGGTGGTTTGTGATGCTGCCTGCCATTCGCCCGGCGTTGGTTACCCTTGGCATTTTTGTTTTTATTGGCACCTGGAGTGATTTTCTCTGGCCACTGTTGGTCATAGATCAGCCAGAGCTTTATACGCTCCCCATTGGCGTGGTGACTTTGGCAGGGACATTTTCCTTGGATTGGCGACTCATTGCCGCCGGCTCAGTCATTTCAATTGTGCCCGTGTTCATTGTGTTTATTTTCTTGCAGCGATATATTATTCCCTCACAAACCGGTGCTGGACTGAAGGGCTAG